Proteins encoded in a region of the Xiphophorus couchianus chromosome 11, X_couchianus-1.0, whole genome shotgun sequence genome:
- the dnd1 gene encoding dead end protein 1, with protein sequence MENKGSQVQNIERVQALEAWLETTNTKLTQVNGQRKYGGPPEGWDGPTPAERCEVFISHIPRDTYEDLLIPLFSSVGPLWEFRLMMNFSGQNRGFAYAKYGTPAFATEAVLKLNGYMLEPKCYLCVRRSTEKRHLCIGNLPAATKQEDLKQVLRRLVDGVERVSLKTGPGIQGVSAVVAFSSHHTASMAKKDLVAEFKKRFSLEISIKWEPGENLSPFQTCSPPAPKILLQPCFVPCSQAVSHPSAPPQLQPAAPPVSPGFCRAVGEPVSPPHPHVRYAVPASHHPQQHMVCAPSPMMLLHKVCEANGFGQPFYELDYSLARPDGFVKFTYKVLIPGISRPFRGKVMVLPGPSVKVMLEEAQRAAAQQLLQKMFHNQQVA encoded by the exons GTGCAGAACATTGAGCGAGTGCAGGCTCTGGAAGCCTGGCTGGAAACGACCAACACCAAGCTGACCCAGGTTAACGGCCAGAGGAAGTACGGAGGACCACCTGAGG GGTGGGACGGTCCAACCCCAGCTGAGCGCTGTGAGGTCTTCATCAGCCACATCCCTCGGGACACCTACGAAGACCTGCTCATCCCCTTGTTCAGCTCTGTGGGGCCTCTCTGGGAGTTCCGCCTCATGATGAACTTTAGTGGCCAGAACCGGGGCTTTGCCTATGCTAAATATGGCACACCGGCCTTCGCCACCGAGGCCGTCCTCAAGCTGAACGGCTACATGCTGGAGCCCAAGTGCTACCTCTGTGTCCGCCGCAGCACAGAGAAGAGACACCTCTGTATTGGAAATCTGCCGGCTGCCACTAAACAAGAAGACCTGAAGCAG gTGCTGCGGCGGCTGGTGGACGGGGTGGAGAGGGTTTCTCTGAAGACCGGTCCTGGCATACAGGGGGTCTCTGCTGTCGTTGCCTTCTCCTCCCATCATACCGCGTCGATGGCCAAGAAGGATCTAGTGGCAG AATTCAAGAAGCGATTTTCATTGGAGATTTCCATCAAGTGGGAACCAGGAGAGAACCTGAGCCCCTTCCAGACATGTTCTCCTCCAGCCCCAAAGATTCTGCTGCAGCCGTGCTTCGTGCCCTGCAGCCAGGCCGTCTCTCACCCTTCAGCCCCGCCACAGCTCCAGCCTGCTGCTCCGCCCGTCTCTCCAGGGTTCTGCAGGGCGGTGGGGGAACCAGTCTCCCCCCCGCACCCACACGTGCGTTACGCCGTCCCGGCCTCCCACCACCCCCAGCAACACATGGTCTGTGCGCCATCCCCGATGATGCTCCTCCATAAGGTTTGCGAGGCCAACGGGTTTGGTCAGCCATTCTATGAGCTAGACTACAGTTTGGCCAGACCAGATGGCTTCGTCAAATTTACCTACAAGGTTCTGATCCCCGGCATCAGCAGACCCTTCAGGGGGAAGGTCATGGTGCTGCCGGGACCCAGTGTCAAAGTAATGCTGGAGGAGGCTCAGCGGGCCGCcgcccagcagctgctgcagaagatGTTCCACAACCAGCAGGTGGCCTGA
- the hars gene encoding histidine--tRNA ligase isoform X2 — protein MEDKAQIQEAIKVQGEVVRKLKSEKASKEQIDEEVAKLLELKARLGGGDDGKHQFVLKTPKGTRDYNPKQMAIRERVFNTITRCFKRHGAETIDTPVFELKETLTGKYGEDSKLIYDLKDQGGELLSLRYDLTVPFARYLAMNKITNIKRYHIAKVYRRDNPAMTRGRYREFYQCDFDIAGQYDAMIPDAECLKIVHEILSELELGDFRIKVNDRRILDGMFAVCGVPDDKFRTICSTVDKLDKLPWQEVRKEMVDEKGLSEEAADQIGEYVSLHGGMDLAERLLQDPRMSQSKQACAGLSDIKLLFSYLQLFQVTDKVVFDLSLARGLDYYTGVIYEAVLTQAGVAPASNDAQNGSEESVSVGSVAGGGRYDGLVGMFDPKNRKVPCVGVSIGIERIFSIMEQRAEAAAEKVRTTEVQVLVASAQKNLLEERLRLVTELWNAGIKAEVMYKKNPKLLSQLQLCEETGIPLVAILGEQELKDGVVKLRVVASREEVDVSRSDLITEIKRRTSEA, from the exons AGATCCAGGAGGCCATTAAAGTCCAGGGGGAAGTCGTTCGGAAGCTAAAATCCGAAAAGGCGAGCAAAGAGCAG ATTGATGAAGAAGTAGCCAAACTGCTTGAGCTGAAGGCTCGGCTGGGAGGAGGAGATGATGGCAAACATCAGTTTGTGCTCAAAACACCAAAG GGAACCAGGGACTACAACCCGAAGCAGATGGCCATCAGAGAGAGAGTCTTCAACACCATCACCCGCTGCTTCAAACGCCACGGAGCGGAGACCATCGACACACCTGTGTTTGAGCTaaag GAAACGTTGACGGGGAAGTACGGAGAAGATTCCAAGCTCATCTACGATCTGAAGGACCAGGGAGGAGAGCTGCTGTCGCTAAGATACGACCTCACT GTGCCGTTTGCACGCTACCTGGCCATGAACAAGATCACCAACATCAAGCGCTACCACATCGCCAAGGTCTATCGCCGTGACAACCCCGCCATGACACGCGGCCGCTACAGAGAGTTCTATCAGTGT gattTCGACATCGCCGGTCAGTACGACGCCATGATCCCAGATGCAGAGTGTCTGAAGATCGTCCATGAGATCCTCAGTGAGCTGGAGCTCGGGGACTTCCGCATCAAG GTCAATGACCGGCGCATCCTGGATGGGATGTTCGCTGTCTGTGGAGTTCCAGATGACAAGTTCCGCACCATCTGTTCAACGGTAGACAAGCTGGATAAG TTACCCTGGCAGGAAGTGAGGAAGGAGATGGTGGACGAGAAGGGATTATCTGAGGAGGCTGCAGACCAGATTGGGGAATACGTCAGCCTGCATG GGGGAATGGACCTGGCAGAGCGCCTCCTGCAGGACCCCAGGATGTCTCAGAGTAAGCAGGCCTGTGCCGGCCTGTCTGACATTAAGCTTCTGTTCAGCTACCTGCAGCTCTTTCAGGTCACAGACAAG GTCGTGTTTGACCTCAGTCTGGCCCGTGGGCTGGATTATTACACAGGAGTGATTTATGAGGCGGTGCTGACCCAGGCTGGGGTGGCCCCAGCGTCCAACGACGCCCAAAACGGGTCTGAGGAAAGCGTCAGCGTGGGAAGCGTGGCCGGAGGGGGGCGCTATGACGGCCTGGTGGGCATGTTTGACCCCAAGAACAGGAAGGTGCCGTGTGTTGGGGTCAGCATCGGCATTGAGAGGATCTTCTCCATCATGGAGCAGAGGGCTGAG GCGGCAGCAGAGAAGGTCCGGACCACAGAGGTCCAGGTCCTGGTGGCGTCGGCTCAGAAAAACCTGCTGGAGGAGAGACTCAGGCTGGTCACTGAGCTCTGGAATGCTGGCattaag GCTGAGGTGATGTACAAGAAGAACCCCAAACTGCTGAGTCAGCTGCAGCTGTGCGAGGAGACGGGGATCCCCCTGGTGGCCATACTGGGAGAGCAGGAGCTGAAGGATGGCGTGGTGAAGCTGCGTGTGGTGGCCAGCAGAGAGGAG GTGGACGTGTCCCGCTCTGACCTCATCACAGAGATCAAGAGGAGAACCTCTGAGGCCTAG
- the hars gene encoding histidine--tRNA ligase isoform X1: MTMLALSFARVCSGLAPFRTALRLQPLRSASGITVAQIDEEVAKLLELKARLGGGDDGKHQFVLKTPKGTRDYNPKQMAIRERVFNTITRCFKRHGAETIDTPVFELKETLTGKYGEDSKLIYDLKDQGGELLSLRYDLTVPFARYLAMNKITNIKRYHIAKVYRRDNPAMTRGRYREFYQCDFDIAGQYDAMIPDAECLKIVHEILSELELGDFRIKVNDRRILDGMFAVCGVPDDKFRTICSTVDKLDKLPWQEVRKEMVDEKGLSEEAADQIGEYVSLHGGMDLAERLLQDPRMSQSKQACAGLSDIKLLFSYLQLFQVTDKVVFDLSLARGLDYYTGVIYEAVLTQAGVAPASNDAQNGSEESVSVGSVAGGGRYDGLVGMFDPKNRKVPCVGVSIGIERIFSIMEQRAEAAAEKVRTTEVQVLVASAQKNLLEERLRLVTELWNAGIKAEVMYKKNPKLLSQLQLCEETGIPLVAILGEQELKDGVVKLRVVASREEVDVSRSDLITEIKRRTSEA, translated from the exons ATGACCATGCTGGCTCTGTCCTTTGCTCGTGTCTGCTCTGGTCTGGCACCGTTTCGGACTGCGCTCCGTCTGCAACCGCTCCGATCTGCCTCTGGCATCACTGTGGCTCAG ATTGATGAAGAAGTAGCCAAACTGCTTGAGCTGAAGGCTCGGCTGGGAGGAGGAGATGATGGCAAACATCAGTTTGTGCTCAAAACACCAAAG GGAACCAGGGACTACAACCCGAAGCAGATGGCCATCAGAGAGAGAGTCTTCAACACCATCACCCGCTGCTTCAAACGCCACGGAGCGGAGACCATCGACACACCTGTGTTTGAGCTaaag GAAACGTTGACGGGGAAGTACGGAGAAGATTCCAAGCTCATCTACGATCTGAAGGACCAGGGAGGAGAGCTGCTGTCGCTAAGATACGACCTCACT GTGCCGTTTGCACGCTACCTGGCCATGAACAAGATCACCAACATCAAGCGCTACCACATCGCCAAGGTCTATCGCCGTGACAACCCCGCCATGACACGCGGCCGCTACAGAGAGTTCTATCAGTGT gattTCGACATCGCCGGTCAGTACGACGCCATGATCCCAGATGCAGAGTGTCTGAAGATCGTCCATGAGATCCTCAGTGAGCTGGAGCTCGGGGACTTCCGCATCAAG GTCAATGACCGGCGCATCCTGGATGGGATGTTCGCTGTCTGTGGAGTTCCAGATGACAAGTTCCGCACCATCTGTTCAACGGTAGACAAGCTGGATAAG TTACCCTGGCAGGAAGTGAGGAAGGAGATGGTGGACGAGAAGGGATTATCTGAGGAGGCTGCAGACCAGATTGGGGAATACGTCAGCCTGCATG GGGGAATGGACCTGGCAGAGCGCCTCCTGCAGGACCCCAGGATGTCTCAGAGTAAGCAGGCCTGTGCCGGCCTGTCTGACATTAAGCTTCTGTTCAGCTACCTGCAGCTCTTTCAGGTCACAGACAAG GTCGTGTTTGACCTCAGTCTGGCCCGTGGGCTGGATTATTACACAGGAGTGATTTATGAGGCGGTGCTGACCCAGGCTGGGGTGGCCCCAGCGTCCAACGACGCCCAAAACGGGTCTGAGGAAAGCGTCAGCGTGGGAAGCGTGGCCGGAGGGGGGCGCTATGACGGCCTGGTGGGCATGTTTGACCCCAAGAACAGGAAGGTGCCGTGTGTTGGGGTCAGCATCGGCATTGAGAGGATCTTCTCCATCATGGAGCAGAGGGCTGAG GCGGCAGCAGAGAAGGTCCGGACCACAGAGGTCCAGGTCCTGGTGGCGTCGGCTCAGAAAAACCTGCTGGAGGAGAGACTCAGGCTGGTCACTGAGCTCTGGAATGCTGGCattaag GCTGAGGTGATGTACAAGAAGAACCCCAAACTGCTGAGTCAGCTGCAGCTGTGCGAGGAGACGGGGATCCCCCTGGTGGCCATACTGGGAGAGCAGGAGCTGAAGGATGGCGTGGTGAAGCTGCGTGTGGTGGCCAGCAGAGAGGAG GTGGACGTGTCCCGCTCTGACCTCATCACAGAGATCAAGAGGAGAACCTCTGAGGCCTAG